The Pelistega ratti genome window below encodes:
- a CDS encoding response regulator, whose translation MAKILVVDDEIGIRELLQEILYEQGHAVELAENVAQARNARLNGRPDLVLLDIWMPDADGVSLLKEWSSQGLLDMPVVMMSGHATLDTAVEATRIGAADFLEKPITLTKLLTTVQQVLQRPVVVRTPNSPTPTYKPVTPASVAAPATTGVARPAQPSVPVSPVEDVARQGFLGNITLDQPLREARDEFERVYFEYHLQKENYSMTRVSEKTGLERTHLYRKLRQLGIDSSRKRNA comes from the coding sequence ATGGCCAAGATCTTGGTGGTAGATGATGAGATTGGTATTCGTGAGCTTTTACAGGAGATTCTGTATGAGCAAGGACATGCTGTTGAATTAGCGGAAAATGTTGCTCAAGCACGCAACGCACGCTTAAATGGTCGTCCAGATTTAGTTCTTTTGGATATTTGGATGCCTGATGCGGATGGTGTGAGCTTGCTCAAAGAGTGGAGCTCTCAAGGTTTATTGGATATGCCTGTTGTAATGATGAGTGGGCATGCTACCCTAGATACTGCTGTAGAAGCAACGCGTATTGGTGCGGCGGATTTTTTAGAAAAGCCCATTACATTAACCAAATTATTGACAACAGTTCAACAGGTGCTTCAGCGTCCTGTCGTGGTTCGCACACCTAATTCGCCAACACCTACTTATAAGCCTGTTACGCCTGCCAGTGTCGCTGCTCCTGCTACTACGGGTGTTGCTCGCCCTGCACAACCTTCTGTACCTGTTAGTCCAGTTGAAGACGTTGCTCGTCAAGGTTTCTTAGGCAATATCACGTTGGATCAACCATTGCGTGAGGCACGTGATGAGTTTGAACGTGTTTATTTTGAATATCATTTACAAAAAGAAAATTATAGTATGACACGCGTCTCAGAAAAAACAGGTTTAGAACGGACGCACTTATACCGTAAGCTTCGCCAATTGGGGATTGATTCTTCTCGTAAACGTAATGCTTAA